Within Anguilla anguilla isolate fAngAng1 chromosome 11, fAngAng1.pri, whole genome shotgun sequence, the genomic segment TAAATGGCGAGTTTAGAtgtgctgaatggcctgttctcataaTCTTACTGTATGTTGCAATGTACAGCCCTTCTAGACTCTCAGCCGTTGGGCTAGTGTCTGACAGACGGCTGTTTCCAGCTAACGGCTGCAGGCCCGGGCCTTACCTTTCTCAGGGATGCGCAGAGCACAGGGCAGGGAGATGGGGGTGATGGAGTGCTGGTACACCAGGGCCGACAAGCTCCCTGCCAATCACAATGACAGACAGTCAGAAAACCACCTCTCCGGCCCGCCCCTTTAAGTACCTTGAAAGGCAGCGGCTGAAAGTCGTTTGGGTCACGAATCACCACCTCATCACCGAACACAGCAATGGAGTGGACCACAACGGACCACAAAACTGGTCATTCCGACGATTTGTGTTCGCATATCCCCTTTGAGCTATTTGCACGAGGACATGGATGTGCATGGATGTTCGAATAAACTAAACAACCAAGTATATTCCGTGAGAGAGTCAAATACTCCTCACGCTGGAAGATCAGCGCGGCGTACACCAGGCTGCTCGGCTAACGCTCTTAGAAGTCTGCCGGCGCCCTGTAATGAACAAAGGCTTCCGTGAGCCGAGCGCAGCGGATGCTAACCGCTAACTGCGTTAGGCGGCCGCGCGCTTTCAGTCACGCTCAAAGGCAAGGAGGCGCTAATAAAACCCACACAGCTGTGTTCCGGGCGTCCCCCAGCGCTGCTCCAGACTGCGCCGAAAATTAAGTTCAAAATAAAGTGGCAAGACTAATAGCCTCCCCagacaacacattttaaaatagacaGTTTAGCTGTTGACGTGTCTTGGTAACCAGACAGGACACTCACAACCACGGAtaaggaggggggaaagggacagggggagggattTGGAGGAATGaagtgtttggggaaaaaaattctgacGTGCAAGTCTTTTTGTCGAGGCGTTGTGAGGTGTCCCGGACTCCACATCGTTTGTCTTCCGCCCTGCCACACCACAGGGGATAAAACGGCCGACTGTCGTCCCCGGCGCTCAGTGACGTTCCCGACACCCCACGTCTGTCGGACCGGGCCATTATGGGGCTAAAACCGTGTAGTCTGGGGAGGCCATACGACCTTGCATCCACAggtctcctctcttcccttctctgcGTGTCTgagtgaccccgcccccaagcCGGCCCCGCCTCCAagttggccccgcccccacggtCACAGCCGCCCGCCTTCAGCTCACCGAAATACGGCTCGTTCTGGCAGCCCTTGATTTTCACCCCCCGTGGTCCTGTCTCGATCAGGAAGTGGCGCACCAGCTGCTCTAGGGGGTCCCCTGCTGGACGGGAAGGACAAAGTCAGGCAGAGCAGAATCACCCAAAACCTCCAGGAGTCCTGGCCCCGCTCCCTGCCCCTCCACATCTCCCAGGAGCCTCCTGTAACCCCCGATTAAACCTTTTCATAAACCTTCTCCTCTATGAAGTCCTGGACTCCACCAGCTGCTAAGCATGCTAGCATTTGAAGACTCATGAATAGCATCTAGCGCCAAAAGAAACTACATTTCTACATTTGTACACCATCTGCACTACATTTGCACTTTATTTGATTGGTTATATTTAACCGAATACGTGCAGCTGTTTTCTCATTTGCTGAGGTGTGTTCTGGGTCTGAACGTACCCTGTATCCTGACTAAGAAACCTTACCTGCTAAAATGCCAAAGCAAGAATTGTAAAACAAACTATAAATTACCTCTCAAAAACAGTCCATAATTGTTAACTCCAGGGAGAACATTTGGCCATAATGATGCTTGTGTCATAGAATTATAACAATTTCAAGCACTGTGTATTGTGAGTATGTTTATACTGATGCACCTTATTTTTTGTACCTTATTCTCAGTGTTTGATTGTTGGGTAATGCACTGTAAGCAATCAGCCATACAGGCTAGGTCTGGATTATAGTGCTCATTAAatgaatgactgactgactgactgactgactgactgactgactgactgactgactgaatgaatgaatgaatgaatgaatgaatgaatgaatgaatgaatgaatgaatgaggaaGAGCTGTGGACCTTTGCTGCTGTGATTGCTGACGTTgggtgggggcgtggccacCTTCAGTGCCAGGCCATAGGCCCCCTGGAAGGAGTTGCTGTCTCGAATCAGGAAGGTtccaggctcctcccccttcagcACAGCGATCGCTATGGAGACAGCatggggtggtggagggagcAGGTTAACAGATTTTGCTTATGCTCAGCCAATTCAATGACTTTTCATGATTAAATTcctaaaccaaaaaaaaaaaattcagcaatCTAAAAAAGAGTCAAAGCACTACAAACTACCTCCGTCAGAACTATCTCCATATTTTCAAGAAACGtaacacttattttattttcataaatttaagGACTTTCAAAGAACCCTGTATTTCATAAATAGGACTTGAGAGGGTGTGTCAAGGTTGGCCTATCAGAGAGAGGGCTGGAGTAGGTGTGTCAATGCTAGCCTATCACAGTGAGGGCTGGAGCAGGTGTGACAATGCTGGAAAATCACAGAAAGGGCTTGAGCAGGTGTGACAACACTGGCCTATCAGAGAGAGGGCTGGAGTAGGTGTGTCAATACTGGCCTATCAcagtgagggttgaagcaggtgTGACAACACTGGCCTATCACAGAGAGGCTGGGGTAGCTGGGGTGTTTACCTTGGTCTCTGGAGATGCCGGGCTTGTACCAGAACCGCGAGCTGTCCTGGACGAACTTAACGCTGACCCGGCTGTGCGGCGTCTCCTCGCGGGAgcccacagggggcgctgccTCCCCCACGGACGGGGAGAAGGTGACGTGGTGAGGGGCGGATGAAGGGGGCTGTGGGTACTGGGCCCCCGCGGGGGTCCTGAGGGTGGAGCCCCGCCCGTTGGGCGAGCCGGGCAGGGCGGACTGGCGGCGTTTCTCGGGGAgcgggggctggggaggggggatggtgACGGACGTGTAACCAGAGTAGGATACCGGCGGGGTGCTGGCGGGGTAGTAACAGCCAGAGACGGGGAAGGTGGGGGTGCAGTAGCCCTCGGCAGTGGGAGATGGGGTTTTGGGGGAGCAGCCGTCCCCCCCGAGCATGAGCTTCCGGCCCAGGGTGGCGAAGCCGGGCACCGGGCCCTCTGAGGAGGGCCAGTACTCCGGGCTGCCAGCAGGGGGCTGCGGGGAGGAGGGGCCCGAGCTGGGGGTGGAGCTGGGGGCGGAGTTTGGTTTGGGGGAGCCAGGGGTGCCGTCCTTGGGGGGGAACCCGCCGTTCAGCTGCACGGGTGCCGGTACAGGACCCGAAGAACATGGCGTGGCATTTTGTGGTGTTGTCTGGGCAACGGCAGGCATCTCTACGGGCAGGCTGCTCCCCTCTACAGAGGGCTGATGGTTCTGGGGCTCCATCTGGGTGGGGACGGCGTGTGAATCGGGGGTGTCTGGGGCGGACTGGGCTGGGACAGGACTGGACTGCTGGTCTTGTGAGGGGCACTGGGTAGGACTGTGTGGAGCGTGGGTAGGGCTGTGTGGAAAATGGGCGGGGCTTTGTGCAGcatgggcggggctgaggggctgctgggtggggCTCATTGGAGAATGGGCGGGGCTTTGTGGAGCGTGGGTGACACTGTGTTGAGAATGGGTGGGGCTCTGTGGAGtttgggcggggctgaggggctgctgggtggggCTGTGCGGAGCATGGGTGGGGCTCTGTGGAGCttgggtggggctgaggggcTGCTGGCCTGAGCTATGAGGAACATGGGCGGGGCTTTGTGGAGcctgggcggggctgagggccCTCTGGGGAGACGCTGGGGTGGGGACACTGCTGACCGCCGATACATGCAGCTCTGCATCTGCTGGACTAGGACTAAAACACAGAGACTCATCAGGAACAACTGGGTCAAACACACCTTTCAGTTCCCACAGACAGGtggagacatgcacacacatttattcattaCTCTGGTGCCACTATggcacataaaaacacaagaaaataaactaaactcaGAGTACACAGTAAATTTATCAATATTTAGTGCAAAGCTGAACAGACAGATATAAGATGAACAATAGAAAAGAACAGAGACCAGGGTCTCTGGTCTATCATTCCAAATAAACAAGTAATTTACCACAGCAACTGCAGGGAGAATTCCAGTACTTTTGTATGCCAATCCTAGCTGTTGTTAAAGCTGGCCAACTACATTTTACTGTCTCACGGTCTACCACCAGAGCATGTAATCCTAAGTATTTATTTACCAACTGCTTGTGACACAATCACTGTCTAGCCAGTTGCATAACCAAATATTGTTGGCACTGATGCACAGTCCAGCCACAGAAAGTCCACAGAAATACCATGAAAAATTGAATCTACATTGATAGGTCCTGAGATTATTATACTGTAGCTATAGGCACTGTTTCAATAGCTCAAGTAATGGCACAAATCTAGAAAATGTCAAGCATAAAATACCCAGCTTCCCAACTAATGTTAGTGTGGTCATCTGACCAGTTGATGTGTTAAGTCGTCAAAATGTTGTTTCTTAACCACCAGATGTCCCTGCTGATGTTTCGTTTTGAGTATTACATTCAATTTGagtgtttatatatttcatgtaaacaaatacatgtttatatgttttatcAAATGTGTTTAGTCGCAGTGGCATGAGAATTCAGTCCTGGCACGCCATCAAGGCCTGACATATCAGTGGAAAATGCTGGAGAAAGATTAAACAGACGGACgaaagagaggaacagagagcgACAGGGAGAGCTACCTTTCCTGGGTTCGCAAAGGGCTGCTGGTATGCACCGGGGTGGGCGGCCCCGAGAGGTCAGAGTTCACAGAGGACATGACAGGCGCCTCTCTGTGCGCTCTCCTCAAGGAACTCTGGGAGCTGTGGTCCCGCCAAGACAAACTGTCCCCTGGGGGGGTTGGtcaagaaagaaacagagaaaaggaGTTAGACCCATTCTAAAGGCCCACAGCTAGGGCCTTCAAGCTATATAGAAAGAGATCAAGAGCCAGCTGTTAGCACACTCTTACTGTGGATGATACATTCACAGCAGCCCTACCTATTGTGCGTGCAAGCCCTGTGAACTATGACCCATGAACAGGGTCACCCGTTTGTCTCCTAACCTTGTATTTCAACGGCTATTTCCAGGGAGCCCCATAGACACCCCAACACCACACTCAAGTGCTTAATCGTACAACTGATTTTTTAATTGAGACATTGATAGTTGATAcaatatggggagagtcaggaaggaaagcGAACAcggatggaagtttaaatgctacaaAAGCTTGTCTTTGGGCCAAAGTATCCTCATTCCTGATCATAGAGAGCCACAGCCTGGCTTTCGTCGTTACTCAGAACTTGAGTAGCACAacaattgatcaattaaagcagttgatcaCACAGTTAACTCTGTTCAcatggtttcttgggtctgaactgaaTCAGTTACTGAtcttaaaggaaaaaaagcagaatctGCCTCTCTAGGAACAGGATTtagtatcactgcagtaaaatgaaaaatgcatccatataaagTAGGGGTGTGTGCAATCTCATATAAAGTAGGGGTGTGtgcaatcttatctgaaaagagCTGGTGTGACAGTAGGCTTTTGATTTAGCTctcactaagacacctgattctacttaagtCTTTATTGAAGACCGTGATTAGACAATTTGTTGacttataatattttttataatatttgtttatttaccttttttgtgcaagttaaataaCGTATAAcagctctcatttttaatgtaggCATGTCCTACCACTTCTAACAAACCTATCATGCCCCagtacagcatttaaaaatactgcagcgtGTCCACGGTAGTGACCAAAACCGAATTTAACCCGAGTCTCGCATGCAAacatcgctgtcaatcatcacCTGTGCTTAATTCATGGCAATTACTTAATCGACTTGGATTATCGAAGcggtgcaaatgggataatgGTGTGAGAAAGGgtttgacaaagaggctatcgCGACCCCTAGCTGacggaggactgaagtacaatgCGAGAAAACTATgagagacaaactggtggccccaCCTATGAACTATGACCTCATCTGTGCTTGTAATTTCTGTTACGTCCATTACATTGCATCGCTGgcctttagcagatgctcttatccagacttAGAATGCAAACACAGGCACAAAGATCAGGGGTCAAAGTGCAGTAGGTCCTTAGAGGGGGGAAGTACAGGCCCAAGAGAGGCAGCAAGAGCAACAAGTGCAGACTCCATTAACAACCCTGTCAGCTACCCTACTGAACATTCAGCTAGGCTATACAAACTAGAACAAAACTACCCTACTGAACATTAAATTTGGATACAAACTAGAACAAAAACTAGGACTGATAggtctttaatgtttttaaaggggcagttcacccaaaaatgaaatgtaggTATGTTTCAAAAAAGGTCTTTGGATGTTCGTGAGTAACCGCGAGAATCTATTTGCAAAGAGACGttgcttttcaattttttaaatgtaaatttttggcaAGTTGAGGTCACACGAAGATGGACCCATGAGGTGCGTTTTATCAGGGTGAACTGCagcaaatatttaaacaacTTGTCACATTTCAGCAAAGCCGCCTGGATGGACAGATATTACTTTGGTGGAAAAATACCTTAATTTCACTTTTGGGTTTAGTGCCCCTTTAACTTCAGCACTTCTCTACCAGAGAGAGGCTCCAGGGGGTGACTccttgggaggggggggctcacctGCGTGCTGGTCGGGGGGGTacggctggggctgggggtgggagtggggctGCACGTCGGGCCCCTGgctgcaggctggggggggcagcggCGAGGTGGACTCTGACTGGTACCCGGAGCCGTAGCCGCGGCTCTCCGAGGGGGAGGGCTGGTAGGGGGAGCAGGGGCAGGCCTGCCGGGGGGTCTGGtagccgctgctgctgctgctgtacttCAGGTCTGGGTGCgagtgggcgtggccgtgcGAGCGGGAGGGCTCGGGGTAGGCGGGGTGGCCGGAGGGCAGGGGGTCGAAGGTGAAGGCCGGGAGGTCGTGGGGCTCGGGGGAGTGGCGGGGGCCGCCGTACGCCCTCCGGTGCCAGAACTCCATCTCCCGCTCGCGCTCCCACtgaagctccgcctccctgtccctgtcccatTGCAGGGACACGTCCCGGCCCCGCCTCTCCCagtgcagcccctccccccgctccagCCGCAGGGCGTGGAAGGCGTCCTCCCGCCGGCAGCAGCAGTCCCGGCACGGGCAGCCAGGGGGCGCCACGCCGTCCAGCAGCAGCATCTGGCGGTAGGAGGGGCTGGAGGGctgagggtggtgggggtggccatgggaggggtggaggtAGGGCGGGTACTCCTCGCCTCTGCAGAGCATCCTGCTGTGGGCAGGGCCGGGCATGTCCGAGGCGGGGTAGGGGTACTGGTGGCGGGACGGGTAGTGGGGGACGGGCTGCTGACGTTCCCACAGGAGGTCGGGTGGGGGCAGGGCCGGGTGGGCGTGGCAGAGCTccaggtggggcggggcgggggcggggcagtaGCCGTTGGGCACCAGGAAGGCCCGGTCGCAGGCGGGCTCCACGCAGCGCTGGGAGCGGTGGCCGACGcggcaggagcaggagcggTCCAGACGCagcgtccccccgccccccgggggcgtggcctcgcCGTCGTCCAATATGGCCGTCTCCCGCTCCCGGCCCTCGCCCTGCCTCCCGCCCTCGATCCCGCCCAGCAGCCGGttcagctcctccctctcctgccgGGTGGGCGGCGGGGGGCGAGGCGGGTCCTCCAGGCGCTCGGTGGGGGCGGAGGAATGGCCCGAGTCCGAGCTGACGGACAGCAGCTGGCCCTGCTTCTCCTCGCCGCATATTCCCGGGCTCCCATTGGTGGAGGCCAGCGACCCCGACCCCGCCGCCCTGCGCTTCTTCACCTGCGCGTACAGACTGCCGTCCACCGGGCCACGAGTGTGAGCGATGTCTGTGAAGGAAGGAGAGACATTCACAGATTAGGACACATTTAGGACACATTACTCCAGCAAATTACCTCTAATTATCAAAGACTTCTATTCCCAAacaaatgaggggaaaaaaggagagCAAAAGCCATAAGGAGAGAATTACAGCTTTTTCCTGTCATGCAAGCAAATACGACAATTAGTGAACTGCTGCTGGTGTGTGGAGCTAATTGGCTAATTGAGCCagggtaatgggggggggggacataaaCCCCACCCTTCTGATGCCTGCTCATGCGCCTGGAAGCCGAACCTGAAGAGAGACTGCTCCTGTCACCACGGTTACCTTCCAGGCTGTCCTGGTTCCGCGCGTTGAAGTTCTCGTAGGAGTCCCAGCGCACCACGGGGTCTGCTGTGTTGTAGTCCACTGTGACTGCAGGGTCATTCCGCTGGTACTCTCtccctgagacacacacacacacacacacacacacacacaaacacacacagtcactggaATGTCAACACATAGCTGGAATGGATAATACGCCTCCACACACTAGCCAGCATCAACAAGAGACTCTGAGAACAGCCTGATGAACAGATCAGcaccttttattttctctggtCCCGAGGAGAAGACGAACTCCACCGTGGCGTCGGAGGGGAACCTCTCAtctggagagaggaaggagagttAGCGCACCCAGCTTTAATAACCCCGCCCCTTTCCACCCAGACAGAAGGTAAAAAccacactcactctcacctTTTCCTGCTGCCTGCTTCCACTAATGAACATTCAGCACAGATGCACTTGTACTTTCACTACCAGTTAAGAGCTGCATTATTGCACTTTGACAGCAGTGTTTGCCTGAGTATCCACAGTAAAGCTGAGAACCTCAAGCCTGACACTGTGCAAGTAAGCTACCAGGTCTTCCCCCAGTAAACccctctctcatctcctctTTCTAGTACTTCTACCCtaatccctctctcccctctgcctctccactcctccctctcttccctgtgcctcttctttcctccctcctttcttccCCTTCTCCTTATCTTGTACGTCTTTCCTATCTCTCCACACCGctacctctcccctcctcccgctctccctctctcaccccactacctctcccctcctccctctctccctctctctcccctcctcccgctCTCACCCTGctacctctcccctcctccctctctccccctctctccccaggtcTACCTGCACAGGCCTCGTCCAGCTCGTCCTTCCCGAACCACAGCTGTGCCCCGTGTATGGTGCAGGTGTGGAACTGGAGCCTGAACACCGTGTCCCTCTCTGCCCGCAGAGCCTGTCGATGGTAACActtcacctgcagggggcgtcagagagagtgagcgggagagagcgagagggagggagggacattTGGACAACAActatttcaaaacaataacatgTTCACAATAAcactaataaacaaaaacaaccaaacaaaataaaacagccatCATTATCAACTGAACACCGGAGTGCTTTTGAGCACCCAGATAATCACAAATTGTAGCAGGTTCCCTACCAGCTCATAGTAGGAGTATCCTActcaaaattaaatcaaaactaGGCCCTTAAACATTTCTACAATATCAACAGAGCCCATGTCCCTGATACAATTCTTCCTCGTCTTCCAGATAGCAAGTATCTGTGCcagataaataattaatgaggACAATCTTTGGACTGGTCTTAAGTGTTAAGTGAGTATTtaagtgagtgagtaagtgagagagagagagacagagagagagaggcagggagaatATCCATGATGTAGCTCTTGAACacgcgggggtgtgtgtgtgtgtgtgtgtgtgtgtgcgctcatgcggatgtgcgcgtgtgtatgtgtttgtgttt encodes:
- the tns2a gene encoding tensin-2 isoform X3; the protein is MGCALSADCCAEEPDPEPVRGSPKRGGPERFDDTMRLTKPGKGEPHSFKEKSFKKKRQCGVCRQSIENLGSFCRVCKTATHKKCEIKVTGACVPAPSTDLQRRGTAPSRHIQHLGSTKSLTYTKQRSTLPRSFSVDRVMDRVMERHYDFDLTYITERIISVFFPPVLEEQRYRANLKEVTAMLKSKHQEKFLLLNLSERRNDITRLNPKVHDFGWPDLHAPPLDKICAMCKAMETWLTSDPQHVVVLHCKGNKGKTGVIIAAYMHYSKISAGADQALSTLAMRKFCEDKVSSALQPSQNRYIYYFGGLLSGAIKMNSSPLFLHQVLIPTLPKFQSDGGYFPFLKIYQSMQLVYTSGIYDLQGSEARRLCVTIEPALLLKGDIMVKCYHRQALRAERDTVFRLQFHTCTIHGAQLWFGKDELDEACADERFPSDATVEFVFSSGPEKIKGREYQRNDPAVTVDYNTADPVVRWDSYENFNARNQDSLEDIAHTRGPVDGSLYAQVKKRRAAGSGSLASTNGSPGICGEEKQGQLLSVSSDSGHSSAPTERLEDPPRPPPPTRQEREELNRLLGGIEGGRQGEGRERETAILDDGEATPPGGGGTLRLDRSCSCRVGHRSQRCVEPACDRAFLVPNGYCPAPAPPHLELCHAHPALPPPDLLWERQQPVPHYPSRHQYPYPASDMPGPAHSRMLCRGEEYPPYLHPSHGHPHHPQPSSPSYRQMLLLDGVAPPGCPCRDCCCRREDAFHALRLERGEGLHWERRGRDVSLQWDRDREAELQWEREREMEFWHRRAYGGPRHSPEPHDLPAFTFDPLPSGHPAYPEPSRSHGHAHSHPDLKYSSSSSGYQTPRQACPCSPYQPSPSESRGYGSGYQSESTSPLPPPACSQGPDVQPHSHPQPQPYPPDQHAGDSLSWRDHSSQSSLRRAHREAPVMSSVNSDLSGPPTPVHTSSPLRTQESPSPADAELHVSAVSSVPTPASPQRALSPAQAPQSPAHVPHSSGQQPLSPTQAPQSPTHAPHSPTQQPLSPAQTPQSPTHSQHSVTHAPQSPAHSPMSPTQQPLSPAHAAQSPAHFPHSPTHAPHSPTQCPSQDQQSSPVPAQSAPDTPDSHAVPTQMEPQNHQPSVEGSSLPVEMPAVAQTTPQNATPCSSGPVPAPVQLNGGFPPKDGTPGSPKPNSAPSSTPSSGPSSPQPPAGSPEYWPSSEGPVPGFATLGRKLMLGGDGCSPKTPSPTAEGYCTPTFPVSGCYYPASTPPVSYSGYTSVTIPPPQPPLPEKRRQSALPGSPNGRGSTLRTPAGAQYPQPPSSAPHHVTFSPSVGEAAPPVGSREETPHSRVSVKFVQDSSRFWYKPGISRDQAIAVLKGEEPGTFLIRDSNSFQGAYGLALKVATPPPNVSNHSSKAGDPLEQLVRHFLIETGPRGVKIKGCQNEPYFGSLSALVYQHSITPISLPCALRIPEKDLVGEIQEVQTGSNLSTAADLLKQGAACNVLYLNSVETESLTGPQAIAKATSATLSRSPRHPATVVHFKVSAQGITLTDSQHRVFFRRHYPVSSVTFSSVDPQDRRMFGFVAKKQGSLSENVCHLFAELDPEQPATAIVNFINKVMLGPQQRR
- the tns2a gene encoding tensin-2 isoform X1, with product MGCALSADCCAEEPDPEPVRGSPKRGGPERFDDTMRLTKPGKGEPHSFKEKSFKKKRQCGVCRQSIENLGSFCRVCKTATHKKCEIKVTGACVPAPSTDLQRRGTAPSRHIQHLGSTKSLTYTKQRSTLPRSFSVDRVMDRVMERHYDFDLTYITERIISVFFPPVLEEQRYRANLKEVTAMLKSKHQEKFLLLNLSERRNDITRLNPKVHDFGWPDLHAPPLDKICAMCKAMETWLTSDPQHVVVLHCKGNKGKTGVIIAAYMHYSKISAGADQALSTLAMRKFCEDKVSSALQPSQNRYIYYFGGLLSGAIKMNSSPLFLHQVLIPTLPKFQSDGGYFPFLKIYQSMQLVYTSGIYDLQGSEARRLCVTIEPALLLKGDIMVKCYHRQALRAERDTVFRLQFHTCTIHGAQLWFGKDELDEACADERFPSDATVEFVFSSGPEKIKGREYQRNDPAVTVDYNTADPVVRWDSYENFNARNQDSLEDIAHTRGPVDGSLYAQVKKRRAAGSGSLASTNGSPGICGEEKQGQLLSVSSDSGHSSAPTERLEDPPRPPPPTRQEREELNRLLGGIEGGRQGEGRERETAILDDGEATPPGGGGTLRLDRSCSCRVGHRSQRCVEPACDRAFLVPNGYCPAPAPPHLELCHAHPALPPPDLLWERQQPVPHYPSRHQYPYPASDMPGPAHSRMLCRGEEYPPYLHPSHGHPHHPQPSSPSYRQMLLLDGVAPPGCPCRDCCCRREDAFHALRLERGEGLHWERRGRDVSLQWDRDREAELQWEREREMEFWHRRAYGGPRHSPEPHDLPAFTFDPLPSGHPAYPEPSRSHGHAHSHPDLKYSSSSSGYQTPRQACPCSPYQPSPSESRGYGSGYQSESTSPLPPPACSQGPDVQPHSHPQPQPYPPDQHAGDSLSWRDHSSQSSLRRAHREAPVMSSVNSDLSGPPTPVHTSSPLRTQESPSPADAELHVSAVSSVPTPASPQRALSPAQAPQSPAHVPHSSGQQPLSPTQAPQSPTHAPHSPTQQPLSPAQTPQSPTHSQHSVTHAPQSPAHSPMSPTQQPLSPAHAAQSPAHFPHSPTHAPHSPTQCPSQDQQSSPVPAQSAPDTPDSHAVPTQMEPQNHQPSVEGSSLPVEMPAVAQTTPQNATPCSSGPVPAPVQLNGGFPPKDGTPGSPKPNSAPSSTPSSGPSSPQPPAGSPEYWPSSEGPVPGFATLGRKLMLGGDGCSPKTPSPTAEGYCTPTFPVSGCYYPASTPPVSYSGYTSVTIPPPQPPLPEKRRQSALPGSPNGRGSTLRTPAGAQYPQPPSSAPHHVTFSPSVGEAAPPVGSREETPHSRVSVKFVQDSSRFWYKPGISRDQAIAVLKGEEPGTFLIRDSNSFQGAYGLALKVATPPPNVSNHSSKAGDPLEQLVRHFLIETGPRGVKIKGCQNEPYFGSLSALVYQHSITPISLPCALRIPEKDLVGEIQEVQTGSNLSTAADLLKQGAACNVLYLNSVETESLTGPQAIAKATSATLSRSPRHPATVVHFKVSAQGITLTDSQHRVFFRRHYPVSSVTFSSVDPQDRRWTNSDSTTSKMFGFVAKKQGSLSENVCHLFAELDPEQPATAIVNFINKVMLGPQQRR
- the tns2a gene encoding tensin-2 isoform X2, with translation MGCALSADCCAEEPDPEPVRGSPKRGGPERFDDTMRLTKPGKGEPHSFKEKSFKKKRQCGVCRQSIENLGSFCRVCKTATHKKCEIKVTGACVPAPSTDLQRRGTAPSRHIQHLGSTKSLTYTKQRSTLPRSFSVDRVMDRVMERHYDFDLTYITERIISVFFPPVLEEQRYRANLKEVTAMLKSKHQEKFLLLNLSERRNDITRLNPKVHDFGWPDLHAPPLDKICAMCKAMETWLTSDPQHVVVLHCKGNKGKTGVIIAAYMHYSKISAGADQALSTLAMRKFCEDKVSSALQPSQNRYIYYFGGLLSGAIKMNSSPLFLHQVLIPTLPKFQSDGGYFPFLKIYQSMQLVYTSGIYDLQGSEARRLCVTIEPALLLKGDIMVKCYHRQALRAERDTVFRLQFHTCTIHGAQLWFGKDELDEACADERFPSDATVEFVFSSGPEKIKGREYQRNDPAVTVDYNTADPVVRWDSYENFNARNQDSLEDIAHTRGPVDGSLYAQVKKRRAAGSGSLASTNGSPGICGEEKQGQLLSVSSDSGHSSAPTERLEDPPRPPPPTRQEREELNRLLGGIEGGRQGEGRERETAILDDGEATPPGGGGTLRLDRSCSCRVGHRSQRCVEPACDRAFLVPNGYCPAPAPPHLELCHAHPALPPPDLLWERQQPVPHYPSRHQYPYPASDMPGPAHSRMLCRGEEYPPYLHPSHGHPHHPQPSSPSYRQMLLLDGVAPPGCPCRDCCCRREDAFHALRLERGEGLHWERRGRDVSLQWDRDREAELQWEREREMEFWHRRAYGGPRHSPEPHDLPAFTFDPLPSGHPAYPEPSRSHGHAHSHPDLKYSSSSSGYQTPRQACPCSPYQPSPSESRGYGSGYQSESTSPLPPPACSQGPDVQPHSHPQPQPYPPDQHAGDSLSWRDHSSQSSLRRAHREAPVMSSVNSDLSGPPTPVHTSSPLRTQESPSPADAELHVSAVSSVPTPASPQRALSPAQAPQSPAHVPHSSGQQPLSPTQAPQSPTHAPHSPTQQPLSPAQTPQSPTHSQHSVTHAPQSPAHSPMSPTQQPLSPAHAAQSPAHFPHSPTHAPHSPTQCPSQDQQSSPVPAQSAPDTPDSHAVPTQMEPQNHQPSVEGSSLPVEMPAVAQTTPQNATPCSSGPVPAPVQLNGGFPPKDGTPGSPKPNSAPSSTPSSGPSSPQPPAGSPEYWPSSEGPVPGFATLGRKLMLGGDGCSPKTPSPTAEGYCTPTFPVSGCYYPASTPPVSYSGYTSVTIPPPQPPLPEKRRQSALPGSPNGRGSTLRTPAGAQYPQPPSSAPHHVTFSPSVGEAAPPVGSREETPHSRVSVKFVQDSSRFWYKPGISRDQAIAVLKGEEPGTFLIRDSNSFQGAYGLALKVATPPPNVSNHSSKGDPLEQLVRHFLIETGPRGVKIKGCQNEPYFGSLSALVYQHSITPISLPCALRIPEKDLVGEIQEVQTGSNLSTAADLLKQGAACNVLYLNSVETESLTGPQAIAKATSATLSRSPRHPATVVHFKVSAQGITLTDSQHRVFFRRHYPVSSVTFSSVDPQDRRWTNSDSTTSKMFGFVAKKQGSLSENVCHLFAELDPEQPATAIVNFINKVMLGPQQRR